From the genome of Lentisphaerota bacterium, one region includes:
- a CDS encoding N-acetyltransferase family protein has translation MIRPVTRDDAKSICDIYNHHVENTIVTFEERPVSVGDMQRRISDITGDYPWLVLEEGGRLIGYAYAGRWKSRCSYRYSAESTIYLAEGFARRGFGTRLYRALITELRSRPVHCMVAGIALPNPASVALHESMGFGKVAHFKEVGWKCNQWIDVGYWELMIEGP, from the coding sequence ATGATTCGTCCGGTCACGAGGGATGACGCCAAGTCGATTTGCGACATCTACAATCACCACGTCGAGAACACGATCGTCACCTTTGAGGAAAGACCCGTGAGTGTTGGCGACATGCAACGCCGCATCAGTGACATCACGGGGGACTATCCATGGCTGGTTCTTGAAGAAGGCGGCCGACTGATCGGCTATGCGTATGCCGGCAGATGGAAAAGTCGTTGTTCCTATCGTTACTCGGCCGAAAGCACGATCTATCTGGCCGAGGGGTTTGCACGGCGGGGTTTCGGCACACGGCTGTACAGGGCACTCATCACAGAACTGCGCTCGCGCCCTGTGCACTGCATGGTTGCAGGGATTGCTTTGCCCAACCCGGCAAGCGTTGCCCTACACGAGAGCATGGGCTTCGGAAAGGTCGCTCACTTCAAAGAAGTCGGGTGGAAATGCAACCAGTGGATCGACGTAGGATATTGGGAACTGATGATTGAAGGACCCTGA